One segment of Capnocytophaga sp. oral taxon 878 DNA contains the following:
- the wecB gene encoding non-hydrolyzing UDP-N-acetylglucosamine 2-epimerase, which yields MTQKFLFIFGTRPEAIKMVPLIKAFQKETAFETKVCITAQHREMLDQVLDFFEIKADYDLNVMKPNQNLYTLTATIITELKAVLEDCSPNYIFVHGDTTTTMAASIAGFYAGAKVCHIEAGLRTFNKYAPFPEEINRKVTGTIADFHFAPTQQAKQNLLREGVDEKNILVTGNTVIDALLESSKRVVNLQDKEIDFLKEIVDKTKKLILVTGHRRENQGEGFIHICEALKKIALGNPNAQIVYPVHLNPNVKEPVYRILSGIDNVKLIAPLAYPAFVWLMNQSYLIITDSGGVQEEAPSLGKPVLVMRDTTERPEAVSAGTVILVGTNEQKIVDECEQLLNDQEKYSKMSALHNPYGDGKACERIVEFFKK from the coding sequence ATGACACAAAAATTTCTTTTCATATTTGGTACGCGTCCAGAAGCTATTAAAATGGTTCCTCTTATAAAAGCTTTTCAAAAAGAAACTGCTTTTGAAACAAAGGTATGTATAACTGCTCAGCATCGTGAGATGTTGGATCAAGTGTTGGATTTTTTTGAGATAAAAGCTGATTACGACCTCAATGTGATGAAGCCTAATCAGAACTTGTATACACTTACTGCTACAATTATTACAGAACTAAAAGCTGTTTTAGAGGATTGTAGCCCTAACTATATATTCGTACACGGCGATACCACTACCACTATGGCGGCGAGTATTGCAGGCTTTTATGCGGGTGCTAAAGTATGCCATATAGAAGCAGGACTTAGAACCTTTAATAAATACGCTCCTTTCCCTGAGGAGATCAACCGAAAAGTAACAGGAACTATAGCTGATTTTCATTTTGCTCCTACTCAGCAAGCAAAGCAAAACTTACTAAGAGAAGGGGTAGATGAAAAAAATATTTTAGTAACAGGTAACACAGTAATAGATGCACTTTTAGAAAGTTCTAAAAGAGTTGTAAATCTACAAGATAAGGAGATTGACTTTTTGAAGGAAATAGTAGATAAAACTAAAAAACTAATTTTAGTAACAGGGCATAGGCGTGAAAATCAAGGCGAAGGCTTTATACATATCTGTGAGGCTTTGAAAAAGATAGCATTGGGGAACCCTAATGCACAGATAGTGTACCCTGTACATTTAAATCCTAATGTAAAAGAGCCTGTTTATCGCATATTATCAGGGATTGATAATGTAAAACTCATAGCTCCATTAGCTTATCCTGCTTTTGTCTGGCTGATGAATCAGTCCTATCTTATCATTACGGATAGTGGTGGCGTACAAGAGGAAGCTCCTAGCTTAGGCAAACCTGTGTTGGTAATGCGTGACACTACCGAGCGTCCTGAAGCAGTAAGTGCAGGTACCGTTATTTTGGTAGGCACAAATGAGCAAAAAATAGTAGATGAATGTGAACAACTACTTAACGACCAAGAGAAATACTCAAAAATGAGTGCTTTACACAACCCTTATGGCGATGGTAAGGCTTGTGAACGAATAGTAGAATTTTTTAAGAAATAA
- a CDS encoding glycosyltransferase family 2 protein, translating into MQFSIVIPVYNVAPYLHECINSVLTQNFTDYEIILVDDGSTDNSPIICDEYAGKYSQIKVIHKTNGGLSDARNFGIRKAQGNYLMFLDSDDFWKGKNVLSEIHDIIRENNPDIIIHELSSFYDLEKIIPRKFKDEGVQKKSYDFKRDLKGLVNNDIYYATACNKVIKTSIVKENNIEFPKGKLHEDVVWCADIIHYINNYALYSNPFYYYRKEREGSLTVQIRPKNIIDLIDIISEKEPLLSKINGGLSYLSYNYYIYLNSVNLLEEKQKEKYLKKLIELDYLLDYYPKNILSFKGKIRLWFYKLFGIRHAGLIEYNIRKFLNR; encoded by the coding sequence ATGCAGTTTTCTATTGTTATACCTGTATATAATGTAGCTCCTTACTTACATGAGTGTATAAATTCTGTATTGACACAGAACTTTACAGATTATGAAATTATCTTGGTAGACGACGGCTCTACCGATAATTCTCCTATTATTTGTGATGAATATGCTGGAAAGTATAGTCAAATAAAAGTAATACATAAAACTAATGGAGGACTTTCTGATGCTCGTAATTTTGGCATAAGAAAAGCTCAAGGAAATTATCTAATGTTTTTAGATAGTGATGACTTTTGGAAAGGGAAAAATGTTTTATCAGAAATTCATGATATTATTAGAGAAAATAATCCTGACATAATAATCCATGAGTTGAGCAGTTTTTATGATTTAGAAAAAATTATTCCGAGAAAATTTAAAGATGAAGGAGTACAAAAAAAATCTTATGATTTTAAAAGAGATCTAAAAGGTTTAGTAAATAATGACATTTATTATGCAACAGCTTGTAATAAAGTTATAAAGACATCTATTGTAAAAGAAAATAATATTGAATTTCCTAAAGGGAAATTACATGAGGATGTTGTTTGGTGTGCTGATATTATTCATTATATAAACAATTATGCTCTTTATTCTAACCCTTTTTATTATTATAGAAAAGAGAGAGAAGGATCTTTAACTGTCCAGATTAGACCTAAAAATATTATTGATTTAATAGATATAATCTCTGAAAAAGAGCCTCTTTTGTCTAAAATTAATGGAGGATTATCTTATCTATCTTATAACTATTATATCTACCTTAACAGTGTAAATCTCTTAGAGGAAAAACAAAAAGAAAAATACTTAAAAAAACTTATTGAACTAGACTATTTATTAGACTATTACCCAAAAAATATTTTATCTTTTAAAGGGAAAATACGATTATGGTTTTATAAGCTGTTTGGCATAAGACACGCTGGGTTAATAGAATATAACATTAGAAAATTTCTAAACAGATGA
- a CDS encoding glycosyltransferase family 10 domain-containing protein: protein MKFIKGKKVFYSGEYLQEMTINNQWRAFADHCVNEVDLALGFDYIDHPNYLRFPIWLLFFIHPQASFKDIKQKIELINNPAYRLNIKKTAFTCLISRHDTNGIRRKIVNGFNEVDIITCAGKFMNNSDELINLEKQLPRNYKKGEFSFDVFYTLKKDYLKKFKFNICAENASSRGYISEKLFDAIESGCIPIYWGGGDKKEFVEPDIINPDAFLYYEEGKEDELIEQVKKLNSDKKEYESFMSIPPFQGTAAEAIWTMLQEFENRLKNL, encoded by the coding sequence ATGAAGTTTATAAAAGGTAAAAAAGTGTTCTATTCAGGAGAATATTTACAGGAGATGACTATTAATAATCAATGGAGAGCTTTTGCTGATCATTGTGTAAATGAAGTAGATTTAGCTTTGGGGTTTGATTATATAGACCATCCTAACTATTTGCGTTTTCCTATATGGCTGCTTTTTTTTATACATCCACAAGCTTCTTTTAAAGACATTAAACAAAAAATAGAACTTATTAATAATCCCGCTTATAGATTAAATATAAAGAAGACAGCTTTTACTTGCTTAATATCACGTCATGACACGAATGGCATTCGTAGAAAAATAGTAAATGGATTTAATGAAGTAGATATTATAACTTGTGCAGGTAAGTTTATGAATAATTCTGATGAATTAATAAATTTGGAAAAGCAGCTACCAAGAAATTATAAAAAAGGGGAGTTTAGTTTTGATGTTTTTTACACACTAAAAAAAGATTATTTAAAAAAATTTAAGTTTAATATTTGTGCTGAAAATGCAAGTAGTAGGGGGTATATTTCGGAAAAACTCTTTGATGCTATAGAAAGTGGTTGTATTCCTATTTATTGGGGGGGAGGTGATAAAAAAGAATTTGTAGAACCTGATATTATTAATCCTGATGCTTTCTTATATTATGAGGAAGGAAAAGAAGATGAGTTGATAGAACAGGTAAAAAAACTCAATAGTGATAAAAAAGAATATGAATCTTTTATGAGTATACCTCCTTTTCAAGGAACAGCCGCAGAAGCTATTTGGACTATGTTACAAGAGTTTGAAAACAGATTAAAAAACTTATAA
- a CDS encoding glycosyltransferase family 2 protein — MKYNEIIKIPSILIKEGEVPEGTKYTIAIPTYKRANLLKEAIDSCLAQKTSIPFVIMVVDNNPERNCETEQLIQSYKVSNLLYYKNAKNIGASGNWNKLFHLAITDYVVMLHDDDLLYNDYIEKIDRIICLYKGSVDVIYPAIEIFTQNKNSFERQKKGAIRAMRLHSYDFQFGNACNIVGVCFSRKSIIEENGFDDFFYPSLDYQMHVRLAKKNKLIKLFGIPLVLYRILENDSLKLSTMIEVAKKDKEIIESIIDKYPTWYKKLFISFFKAYPKYLLLALKNKLSFPDQELEQKIIEYSKNVTLVDMLILRIMTQFKARCMHLFRTRTLIK; from the coding sequence ATGAAATATAACGAAATTATAAAAATACCTTCAATTCTAATTAAAGAAGGAGAAGTTCCTGAAGGAACAAAATATACTATTGCTATTCCCACCTACAAGAGAGCCAATTTATTAAAGGAGGCTATTGATAGTTGCCTAGCACAGAAAACATCTATTCCTTTTGTTATAATGGTAGTTGATAACAATCCTGAACGCAATTGTGAAACAGAGCAGCTGATCCAAAGTTATAAAGTATCTAATCTTTTGTATTATAAGAATGCTAAAAATATAGGAGCATCAGGTAATTGGAATAAACTATTTCATTTAGCTATTACTGATTATGTAGTAATGCTTCATGATGATGATTTGCTATATAATGATTATATAGAAAAAATAGATAGAATTATTTGTCTTTATAAGGGAAGCGTAGATGTTATTTATCCAGCAATAGAGATATTTACTCAAAATAAGAATTCTTTTGAAAGACAAAAAAAAGGAGCTATTAGAGCTATGAGACTACATTCGTATGATTTTCAATTTGGAAATGCTTGTAATATTGTAGGTGTTTGTTTTTCAAGAAAAAGTATTATAGAAGAAAATGGATTTGATGATTTCTTTTATCCTTCTTTAGATTATCAAATGCATGTGAGATTAGCAAAAAAAAATAAGCTAATTAAGCTCTTTGGTATTCCATTAGTATTATATAGAATTTTAGAGAATGACAGCTTAAAACTATCTACAATGATAGAGGTAGCAAAAAAAGATAAAGAAATCATAGAGTCAATAATAGATAAATATCCCACTTGGTATAAAAAACTCTTTATTTCTTTTTTTAAAGCTTACCCTAAGTATTTGCTTTTAGCATTAAAAAATAAACTGTCTTTTCCTGATCAGGAGTTAGAGCAAAAAATAATTGAATATTCAAAAAATGTAACATTAGTAGATATGCTCATATTAAGAATAATGACTCAGTTTAAGGCAAGATGTATGCATCTTTTTAGAACAAGAACTTTGATAAAATAG
- a CDS encoding oligosaccharide flippase family protein — protein sequence MQKHITLAFDMIKRNKKITENYFFMTLILILNSFFALLIYPYLIRTLGAESYGIYVFASSIANYFICLVGFGFDMYGARLIAENPFSIENKSQVLSNIFTTKIYLELIAIFLFTITLFVFPILQLHLWVYIVCFATTLLNILFPTWYFQGVQKMRVVSYIQLFFKLLSLPFIFVWVKTPEDLLLFASIMTGSSLLGAIYAFVHLFIFEKIEIKWASFNYVLKYIHTSQYFFYTNFLNIMKTQALNLIVGAHFGMRDLAIYDLANKIIQIPLILLTSINSALFPKVVLNFNHLLLKRIILIERIIGVLAMLGIASLAKIAISILGGEKMEDAYWIAVILSFTIFAFLQTGCYIALILIPKHKDNYVLKDLVVSFISLMFFISIGISVSNHILVLPIAFSLSALVEILYLRSVTKKVLVE from the coding sequence ATGCAAAAACATATTACATTAGCTTTTGATATGATTAAACGTAATAAAAAAATAACTGAGAATTATTTTTTTATGACTTTAATATTAATTCTAAATTCTTTTTTTGCACTACTTATTTATCCTTATTTAATACGTACTTTAGGGGCTGAATCTTATGGGATATATGTATTTGCTTCTTCTATTGCAAACTATTTTATTTGTCTGGTAGGTTTTGGTTTTGACATGTATGGAGCACGGCTTATTGCAGAGAATCCTTTTTCAATAGAGAATAAGTCACAAGTATTATCCAATATTTTTACAACAAAAATCTATTTAGAACTCATTGCAATATTTTTATTTACAATAACACTATTTGTATTTCCTATACTGCAACTTCATCTTTGGGTTTATATAGTATGTTTTGCTACTACTTTGCTAAATATTCTTTTTCCTACTTGGTATTTTCAAGGAGTGCAAAAAATGAGAGTAGTAAGTTATATACAGCTGTTTTTTAAACTATTATCATTGCCATTTATATTTGTATGGGTGAAAACTCCAGAAGACCTTTTGCTATTTGCTAGTATAATGACAGGTTCATCATTATTAGGAGCTATATATGCTTTTGTTCATCTATTTATTTTTGAAAAAATAGAGATTAAATGGGCTAGTTTTAACTATGTTTTAAAATATATACATACCTCTCAGTATTTTTTTTATACTAATTTTCTAAACATAATGAAAACTCAGGCTCTCAATTTAATCGTAGGAGCTCACTTTGGGATGAGAGATTTGGCAATTTATGATTTAGCAAATAAAATCATCCAAATTCCTTTGATACTTTTAACAAGTATTAATAGTGCTCTTTTCCCTAAAGTAGTTTTGAACTTTAATCATTTGTTATTAAAAAGAATTATATTAATAGAGCGTATTATAGGAGTTTTAGCAATGTTAGGAATAGCTTCTTTAGCAAAGATTGCTATTTCTATTTTAGGAGGAGAAAAAATGGAGGATGCTTATTGGATAGCAGTTATTTTGAGTTTTACAATATTTGCTTTTTTACAAACGGGATGTTATATAGCACTTATACTAATTCCAAAACATAAAGATAATTATGTGCTAAAAGATTTGGTAGTCTCTTTTATAAGTTTGATGTTCTTTATTTCTATAGGTATATCAGTTTCAAATCATATTTTAGTATTACCTATAGCTTTTTCTCTTTCAGCACTTGTAGAGATATTGTATTTGAGAAGTGTTACGAAAAAAGTATTAGTAGAATAA
- a CDS encoding thiamine pyrophosphate-binding protein, which yields MKVTQYIARFLKEKGIHTVFELQGGMITRIIDALNQEGGIDIVSMHHEQAAAMAADAYGRIKNKPGVALATSGPGATNLLTGIGNCFFDSVPAIFITGQVNTNEQKGDKSTRQIGFQETDIVAMAEAITKKAYAIKTKDEIPNVFEEAYQIAMSGRPGPVLIDIPMNIQNQEIEDALVEKPFLEKNPTTCDDFINKYIDALKVSKKPLLLIGRGIRAAQASELFKNFIAKFQIPVVTSLLGVDVLPYTHLLRVGFIGTYGNRWANYALGSSDVLLVLGSRIDLRQTGADIEAFRQGKQIFHVDIDSAELNNRFTDTITLNTDLVTFFEEVQKIDYSYCLPIDWNAEIKEKREAYNDILELKNVKDINPNIFMHQLSKASFKAKGFTTDVGNNQMWSAQSLELNGDQLFLSSGGMGAMGYSLPAAIGASVALNKQPMVCISGDGGFQINIQELETVKRNNLPIKIVILNNHCLGMIRQFQDSYFESRYQSTVWGYSAPDFTAIARAYGIDSFSIENEEDINIGLNRMWEDANAPFLLNVNINIHTNVYPKMLFGNPLTKMEPFLES from the coding sequence ATGAAAGTAACTCAGTATATAGCAAGATTTCTGAAAGAAAAAGGTATTCATACTGTCTTTGAACTACAAGGAGGAATGATTACTCGCATTATAGATGCCCTTAATCAGGAAGGGGGTATAGACATAGTGAGTATGCATCACGAACAAGCTGCTGCAATGGCTGCAGACGCTTATGGAAGAATTAAAAATAAGCCAGGAGTAGCATTAGCTACAAGTGGCCCTGGAGCAACAAATCTTCTTACAGGGATTGGTAATTGTTTTTTTGACTCTGTGCCAGCTATTTTTATAACGGGGCAGGTAAATACAAATGAACAAAAAGGAGATAAATCTACTCGACAAATAGGATTCCAAGAAACAGACATAGTGGCAATGGCAGAAGCTATTACAAAGAAGGCTTACGCTATAAAGACAAAAGATGAAATACCTAATGTTTTTGAAGAAGCTTATCAGATAGCTATGTCAGGCAGACCAGGCCCTGTGTTAATTGATATCCCTATGAATATCCAAAATCAAGAAATAGAAGATGCTCTTGTGGAGAAACCTTTTCTTGAGAAAAATCCTACTACTTGTGATGATTTTATAAATAAATATATAGATGCATTAAAGGTCAGTAAAAAGCCTCTTTTATTAATAGGAAGAGGGATTCGTGCAGCACAAGCGTCAGAGCTTTTTAAAAATTTTATTGCTAAGTTTCAAATTCCTGTAGTAACATCATTACTAGGAGTAGATGTTTTACCTTATACTCACCTTCTTAGAGTTGGTTTTATAGGTACTTATGGAAACCGATGGGCTAATTATGCTTTAGGAAGTTCGGATGTATTATTAGTGCTTGGTAGTCGCATAGATTTAAGGCAAACAGGAGCGGATATAGAAGCTTTTAGACAAGGGAAACAAATATTTCACGTAGATATAGATTCTGCTGAACTAAATAATAGGTTTACAGATACTATAACTCTTAATACTGATTTGGTAACTTTTTTTGAAGAAGTACAAAAAATAGATTATTCTTATTGTTTACCTATAGATTGGAATGCAGAAATCAAAGAAAAAAGAGAGGCATATAATGATATCTTAGAGTTGAAAAATGTGAAAGATATAAACCCTAATATCTTTATGCATCAACTTTCAAAAGCCTCTTTTAAAGCTAAGGGTTTCACTACCGATGTAGGTAATAACCAAATGTGGAGTGCACAATCATTAGAACTCAATGGAGACCAACTGTTTCTTTCTTCAGGAGGAATGGGAGCAATGGGATATTCTTTACCAGCAGCAATAGGAGCCTCTGTAGCACTAAATAAGCAACCTATGGTATGTATTTCTGGCGATGGAGGTTTTCAAATAAATATTCAAGAATTAGAAACAGTAAAGCGGAATAATTTACCTATTAAAATAGTTATATTGAACAATCATTGCTTAGGGATGATTAGACAATTTCAGGATAGTTATTTTGAAAGTCGTTACCAATCTACTGTTTGGGGATATAGTGCGCCCGATTTTACAGCCATAGCTCGCGCTTATGGCATAGATAGCTTTTCAATAGAAAATGAAGAAGATATTAATATAGGATTAAATAGAATGTGGGAAGATGCCAATGCTCCATTTTTATTAAATGTAAATATTAATATACACACAAATGTATATCCTAAAATGTTGTTTGGAAATCCTTTAACTAAGATGGAACCTTTTTTAGAATCGTAA
- a CDS encoding NAD(P)-dependent oxidoreductase: protein MTILLTGATGFLGSHLLKTLVNKGYKVVVLKRSTSDMWRLKGFENTFKSYDIDRMPLQTAFEEQPIDIVIHTAWAGVASTDRGNWEIQMENFYFSKKLIDLSVLFNIKKIICLGSQAEYGNYNEKVNEDFLPTPIGAYASVKLFTSHYLRNIAQENHISWYWIRVFSIIGENETQSWLLSQVIKSLLVNNSIELTEGEQFYDYMYVADFVAAIEKILNKHRDDSGVYNLCTGVPIKIRDLLCLIADKLEKDKQLLKFGAIAYRPNQNMFMVGNPHKFEKTFGIHNLQPLSIIIDKIINSYI from the coding sequence ATGACAATACTTTTAACGGGCGCAACAGGATTCCTCGGCAGTCATTTGCTAAAAACTTTGGTAAACAAAGGCTATAAGGTAGTAGTACTCAAACGATCTACCTCCGATATGTGGCGTTTAAAAGGTTTTGAAAACACCTTTAAAAGCTATGATATAGATCGTATGCCCTTGCAAACGGCTTTTGAAGAACAACCTATAGATATTGTTATTCATACGGCTTGGGCAGGAGTAGCTTCAACTGACAGAGGTAATTGGGAAATACAAATGGAAAACTTTTATTTCTCTAAAAAACTGATAGACTTATCTGTATTATTTAATATAAAGAAAATAATTTGTCTTGGTTCTCAAGCAGAATACGGAAATTATAATGAAAAGGTAAATGAAGATTTTTTACCTACTCCCATAGGTGCCTATGCCTCTGTAAAACTATTTACATCTCATTATCTCAGAAATATAGCTCAGGAGAATCATATAAGCTGGTATTGGATAAGGGTTTTTTCGATAATAGGTGAAAATGAGACCCAATCTTGGTTACTCTCTCAAGTGATAAAGAGTTTATTAGTAAACAACAGTATTGAACTTACAGAGGGAGAACAGTTTTATGATTATATGTATGTAGCTGATTTTGTTGCAGCAATAGAAAAGATACTTAATAAACATAGAGATGATTCAGGAGTTTATAATTTATGTACGGGAGTTCCAATAAAAATAAGAGATTTATTGTGTTTAATAGCTGATAAATTAGAGAAAGATAAACAATTATTGAAATTTGGAGCAATTGCTTATAGACCAAATCAAAATATGTTTATGGTAGGGAATCCTCATAAATTTGAGAAAACTTTTGGAATTCATAATTTACAACCTTTGTCAATTATAATAGATAAAATTATAAACTCATATATATGA
- the rfbH gene encoding lipopolysaccharide biosynthesis protein RfbH, with translation MTLDTIRQEIAELVEKYAQEAYKPKPFEGGTTVIPPSGKVLGAQELKNMVDASLDAWLTTGRFNRAFEEKLAAFLGVKYCITVNSGSSANLVAFSALTSPKLGERAIKKGDEVIGVAAGFPTTVNPIIQFGAIPVFVDVDLHTHNVNADLIEQAITPKTKAIMLAHTLGNPFNLEKIKALCEKYNLWLVEDCCDALGATYNGQKVGTFGDIATLSFYPAHHITMGEGGAVFTNNAELKTIAESFRDWGRDCYCAPGKDNTCNCRFSQQHGDLPFGYDHKYVYSHLGYNLKISDMQAACGLAQLDRVEEFIEKRRKNFAYLKNRLQTLTDFLYLPEPTPNSDPSWFGFPITLKEDAGTARVDLLRFLDQQKIGTRLLFAGNLIKQPYFQGVEYRVVGDLTNTDITMNQTFWVGIYPALGEEELDYIAEQLEEYFGVNF, from the coding sequence ATGACTTTAGACACCATTAGGCAAGAAATAGCTGAATTAGTTGAAAAATACGCCCAAGAGGCTTACAAACCGAAACCTTTTGAGGGGGGTACTACTGTTATACCGCCTTCAGGTAAGGTATTAGGAGCCCAAGAACTAAAAAATATGGTAGATGCCTCGCTTGATGCTTGGCTTACCACAGGACGTTTTAACCGTGCTTTCGAAGAAAAATTGGCTGCCTTTTTAGGGGTAAAATACTGTATCACGGTAAATTCTGGTTCTTCAGCTAACTTAGTAGCCTTTAGTGCACTTACTTCACCTAAATTAGGCGAACGTGCTATTAAAAAAGGTGATGAGGTAATAGGTGTAGCGGCAGGCTTCCCTACTACGGTGAACCCTATAATTCAGTTTGGGGCTATACCAGTATTTGTAGATGTAGACTTACACACACATAATGTAAATGCTGACCTTATAGAACAAGCTATTACCCCTAAAACAAAGGCGATAATGCTCGCCCATACCTTAGGGAACCCTTTCAACTTAGAGAAAATAAAAGCCCTTTGTGAGAAATATAACCTTTGGCTTGTAGAAGATTGCTGCGATGCTTTGGGTGCTACCTATAACGGACAAAAAGTAGGTACTTTTGGCGATATTGCTACCCTGAGTTTCTATCCAGCTCACCATATCACAATGGGTGAAGGAGGAGCCGTATTTACTAACAATGCGGAGCTAAAGACTATAGCTGAGTCTTTCCGCGATTGGGGACGTGATTGCTATTGCGCACCAGGGAAAGATAATACTTGCAACTGCCGTTTTTCGCAACAACACGGCGATTTGCCTTTTGGTTACGATCATAAATATGTGTATTCGCACTTAGGTTACAACCTAAAAATCAGTGATATGCAAGCAGCCTGCGGCTTGGCTCAGTTAGACCGAGTAGAGGAGTTTATAGAAAAACGCCGTAAGAATTTTGCTTATCTAAAAAATAGATTGCAAACACTTACTGATTTTTTATATCTGCCAGAGCCAACCCCCAATAGTGACCCTTCGTGGTTTGGGTTCCCTATTACCCTTAAAGAAGACGCAGGTACCGCACGTGTAGATTTGCTCCGTTTTTTAGACCAACAGAAAATAGGCACACGCCTGCTCTTTGCTGGTAACCTTATCAAGCAACCTTATTTCCAAGGAGTAGAATACCGCGTCGTAGGCGACCTTACTAATACTGATATTACAATGAATCAAACCTTTTGGGTAGGTATCTATCCCGCCTTAGGTGAGGAAGAATTAGATTACATAGCGGAACAATTAGAGGAATATTTCGGAGTAAATTTCTAA
- the rfbG gene encoding CDP-glucose 4,6-dehydratase: protein MAIGKVDTHFWKGKRVFITGHTGFKGSWLSLWLQQMGAEVKGFSLNPPTNPSLFVEAKVAQQMQSEIGDIRDFSKLSESIHTFNPDILLHLAAQPLVRLSYKEPIETYSTNVMGTVNVLEASRYASHLRAIVVITTDKCYENREWEWGYRENEPMGGHDPYSNSKGCAELVVSAYQRSFFHTPDTAAVASARAGNVIGGGDWAEDRLIPDILRAFEKQQSVIIRNPLSTRPWQHVLEPLSGYLVLAQRLWQDGKAFAEGWNFGPKDDDCQPVQWILDKMVHFWGDGAHYEIDKSEQPHEANFLKLDCSKAAMRLKWHPKWRLEQTLEQIVHWHRAWLEGDDMQAKCLQEIEKYNN, encoded by the coding sequence ATGGCAATAGGAAAAGTAGATACTCATTTTTGGAAAGGTAAGCGTGTATTTATCACAGGGCATACGGGCTTTAAAGGTTCGTGGCTATCGCTGTGGCTACAACAGATGGGTGCTGAAGTAAAAGGATTTTCTTTAAATCCACCTACAAATCCGTCTCTTTTTGTTGAGGCTAAAGTAGCACAGCAGATGCAGAGTGAGATAGGTGATATTCGTGATTTCAGCAAACTCTCGGAGAGCATACATACTTTTAACCCCGATATATTGCTACACTTAGCAGCACAGCCTTTGGTAAGGCTTTCGTATAAAGAGCCTATTGAGACTTATAGCACTAACGTGATGGGGACTGTGAATGTGCTTGAAGCTTCGCGCTATGCCTCGCACTTAAGAGCGATAGTAGTAATTACTACTGACAAATGTTATGAAAACCGCGAATGGGAATGGGGCTATCGTGAAAACGAACCTATGGGCGGACACGATCCTTATAGCAATAGTAAAGGTTGTGCTGAATTGGTAGTTTCGGCTTACCAACGGTCGTTTTTTCACACCCCCGATACAGCAGCTGTAGCCTCGGCACGTGCAGGTAATGTGATAGGTGGTGGAGACTGGGCTGAAGATAGATTGATACCCGATATTCTGCGCGCTTTTGAGAAACAGCAATCGGTAATTATTCGCAATCCGCTATCTACTCGTCCGTGGCAACACGTATTAGAACCTCTTTCAGGCTACTTAGTGCTAGCACAACGCTTGTGGCAAGACGGGAAGGCCTTTGCTGAAGGTTGGAATTTTGGGCCTAAAGACGATGACTGCCAACCTGTGCAGTGGATACTTGATAAGATGGTACATTTCTGGGGAGATGGAGCGCACTATGAAATAGACAAGAGTGAACAACCCCACGAAGCTAACTTTCTAAAACTTGACTGTTCGAAAGCTGCAATGCGCCTAAAATGGCACCCTAAATGGCGATTAGAGCAAACTTTGGAGCAAATAGTGCATTGGCACCGTGCGTGGCTAGAAGGAGATGATATGCAAGCAAAATGTTTGCAAGAAATAGAGAAATATAACAATTAG